A region from the Chitinophaga sp. Cy-1792 genome encodes:
- a CDS encoding HlyD family secretion protein, whose translation MSNFFKNYWALLVPVVIILIALFFFVKRPEQPDNSVIGMVDADYVDVAAEFPGRLDSLLVKQGDTVSRGQLLGVLRSTEINAIRNQALAAIDAAQSQLTLLQKGARPEVIKAADNLYKITQDQYELMQKTYKRMENLFSDEVISGQEKDLVYFKLQASKKEMETAKLNMDMLEQGSRPELITAAAAILRQAKEGYELTKSLADKTYIHAPSDGIINSMVIEEGEIVSIGYPLITIQKPGTYHVRFNIRQDQMDKLKTGTVVQMTVPGCKPEKFDAKLEKVAPSLTFANWVPVKAKGDFELRTFTVDFKPVNESAIAGLRPGMTASMDLP comes from the coding sequence ATGAGTAACTTCTTTAAGAACTATTGGGCCTTGCTGGTACCTGTTGTGATCATCCTGATCGCATTGTTCTTCTTTGTGAAAAGGCCTGAACAGCCCGATAACAGCGTGATAGGTATGGTAGATGCTGATTATGTGGATGTGGCCGCCGAATTCCCCGGCCGCCTCGATAGCCTGCTGGTTAAACAGGGAGATACCGTTAGCAGAGGACAGCTCCTCGGTGTACTGCGTTCTACCGAAATCAACGCCATCAGAAACCAGGCACTGGCAGCCATAGACGCAGCACAGAGCCAGCTGACACTGCTGCAGAAAGGCGCCCGGCCAGAGGTGATAAAAGCGGCTGATAATCTCTATAAAATAACACAGGACCAATATGAGTTGATGCAGAAAACCTACAAACGCATGGAGAACCTCTTCAGCGACGAAGTGATATCCGGACAGGAAAAAGACCTGGTATACTTCAAATTGCAGGCTTCCAAAAAAGAAATGGAGACGGCAAAACTGAATATGGACATGCTGGAGCAGGGAAGCCGGCCGGAGCTGATTACCGCCGCGGCAGCCATTCTGCGCCAGGCAAAGGAAGGTTACGAGTTAACAAAATCACTGGCAGATAAAACATACATCCACGCACCCAGCGATGGTATTATCAACTCTATGGTGATTGAAGAAGGAGAAATTGTTTCTATCGGCTATCCGTTAATTACTATACAGAAACCTGGTACCTATCACGTACGCTTTAATATCCGGCAAGACCAGATGGACAAGCTGAAAACCGGAACAGTGGTGCAAATGACTGTTCCCGGCTGTAAGCCCGAAAAGTTTGATGCAAAGCTGGAGAAAGTAGCACCTTCCCTCACTTTCGCTAACTGGGTGCCTGTAAAGGCCAAAGGTGATTTTGAACTGCGCACTTTTACCGTTGATTTCAAACCTGTAAATGAGTCGGCCATCGCCGGGTTGCGCCCTGGTATGACTGCCTCCATGGACCTGCCATGA
- a CDS encoding DUF3276 family protein: MAYDNNNQQERNNDSIFSKRLKAGKRRTYFFDVKTTRGNDYFLTITESKKRFNDNGYDRHKVFLYKEDFNKFLNALTETINYVKTELMPDFDFDAYNHDYVQEDQDDAEGAEVSAAPAETVSVEASAPSSHAADDVDKW; encoded by the coding sequence GTGGCGTACGACAACAACAATCAACAGGAAAGAAACAATGATAGCATCTTTTCTAAACGATTGAAAGCGGGCAAAAGAAGAACGTACTTCTTTGATGTTAAGACCACTCGGGGAAACGATTATTTTCTTACTATCACAGAAAGTAAGAAACGTTTTAATGACAACGGTTATGACAGGCATAAAGTGTTCCTGTACAAGGAAGACTTTAACAAGTTCCTGAACGCGCTGACCGAAACCATCAACTACGTTAAAACTGAGTTGATGCCCGATTTTGATTTTGATGCCTACAACCACGATTATGTGCAGGAAGACCAGGACGACGCCGAAGGTGCTGAAGTTTCAGCAGCTCCCGCCGAGACAGTTTCTGTAGAGGCTTCTGCGCCTTCTTCACATGCAGCCGATGATGTAGACAAATGGTAA
- a CDS encoding exonuclease domain-containing protein — protein sequence MYAIVDIETTGGHASANGITEIAIYVYDGRELVQHYETLVNPGIPIPYYITTLTGISNEMVAEAPPFSAVAPMIFSLLKDNIFVAHNVNFDYSFVKYHLLEAGFDLQSKKLCTVRLGRKIFPGLPSYSLGNICRHFQIPINGRHRASGDAEATMKLFGLLLQHDTANAIAAVLKGGSKEQFLPPNLPPEQVKALPSDPGVYYFHDQKGKVVYVGKARDLKKRVNSHFTGNNPGRQRQNFLRTIHSITFQPTATELMACILESVEIKRLWPPFNTSQKHIEFRYGFYLFEDQSGYLRLAIEKRRKHSHPVHSFNLLVDGHRMLRTLIREFELCPKLCFMQKDEGTCAGITAQTCHGACRREEEPVVYNARVMAAINYLQQQQPSVTIIDKGLQPGEKSCILMEKGKFYGMGYFPEHLVADQLAIREYLTPYPENETIIGLLRPYATGISGDL from the coding sequence ATGTATGCAATTGTTGATATAGAAACCACCGGCGGTCATGCCAGTGCAAACGGAATTACGGAAATCGCCATATATGTTTATGACGGGAGAGAGCTGGTGCAGCATTACGAAACATTGGTAAACCCAGGTATCCCGATCCCATATTACATTACCACGCTCACGGGTATTTCCAACGAGATGGTGGCAGAAGCACCGCCATTCTCCGCAGTGGCGCCTATGATTTTCAGTTTACTGAAAGATAATATCTTCGTTGCCCACAACGTCAATTTTGATTATTCCTTCGTAAAATATCATTTGCTGGAAGCCGGTTTCGATCTGCAATCGAAGAAATTATGTACTGTCAGGTTAGGTAGGAAGATCTTCCCGGGTTTGCCTTCGTATAGTCTGGGCAATATCTGCCGGCATTTCCAGATACCTATAAATGGCCGCCACCGGGCTTCGGGCGATGCAGAAGCTACCATGAAACTCTTTGGCCTGCTGTTGCAGCATGATACTGCAAACGCTATTGCAGCCGTCCTCAAAGGTGGCTCCAAAGAACAGTTCCTGCCTCCAAATCTGCCACCAGAGCAGGTGAAAGCACTTCCTTCCGATCCTGGGGTATATTATTTCCATGACCAGAAAGGGAAAGTAGTGTACGTGGGCAAGGCCAGAGACCTGAAAAAACGCGTCAACAGCCACTTTACAGGTAATAATCCCGGCCGCCAGCGTCAGAATTTTTTACGTACCATCCATAGCATCACCTTTCAGCCTACTGCCACGGAACTGATGGCCTGTATCCTGGAATCTGTGGAGATAAAGCGTCTGTGGCCACCTTTCAATACCTCACAGAAACATATAGAGTTCCGCTATGGGTTCTATCTCTTCGAAGATCAGTCCGGGTACCTGCGCCTGGCCATAGAAAAACGACGTAAGCACAGTCACCCTGTACATAGTTTCAATCTCCTCGTAGATGGCCATCGCATGTTGCGGACGCTTATCCGTGAATTTGAGTTGTGCCCTAAACTCTGTTTTATGCAGAAAGATGAAGGCACCTGCGCAGGCATTACCGCGCAAACCTGCCATGGGGCCTGCAGGAGAGAAGAAGAGCCTGTCGTTTATAACGCCCGTGTGATGGCTGCCATCAACTACCTGCAACAGCAGCAACCTTCTGTAACCATTATTGACAAAGGACTACAGCCAGGCGAAAAAAGCTGTATCCTGATGGAAAAAGGTAAATTCTATGGCATGGGTTATTTCCCCGAACATCTGGTAGCAGATCAGCTGGCCATCAGGGAATACCTGACGCCATACCCCGAAAATGAAACCATTATAGGCTTGCTGAGGCCTTATGCCACAGGGATTTCAGGAGATTTGTAA
- a CDS encoding TolC family protein: MKQIPVIIFPLICTISVSAQQNGGELTLKDCYRIAKQGNVVVQQAQHSLKAREYALQADNRAYYPKVDLLAGYNYLGQPLKINLQQVKDGVVNGSAAQSANTANEVYHQITGQNLPQAAQDKIAAATKTLINAFYPDYNPELAKQSYFTAGLFLRQPIYMGGKITAAQDLAKANVRAGEFNQQLVEKELSFGISAQYLRILYLNTIMAHEAVIVDAFRKNRDYATSLKDNQILPPYLLNWARVSYTQAINRYANLELDKQNALLELNKLLGQPLGTPITITDTLRYSDYNIGRDTTLDLENNATYRLVQNTESQAQVAVKATRSLSMPNIFAIGNVNLYQKDLPVTVPPWLVGVEMQWNIFDGFSRVKRTRASQQLVEEAKLAAENTKSNLELKLAIAKNKMASLRNTVASLDSARQQSRITTTLITDRMQNELSSVKDVNDALLMEEEMEKTYYTAVLGYYLAMAEYWNVLGTPEEFAVYIDGTK; encoded by the coding sequence ATGAAACAAATACCGGTCATCATCTTCCCACTCATCTGTACAATTAGCGTTTCTGCCCAGCAAAACGGGGGAGAACTGACGTTGAAGGACTGTTACCGGATTGCGAAACAGGGTAATGTGGTCGTTCAGCAGGCGCAACACTCCCTTAAAGCAAGAGAGTATGCCCTTCAGGCTGATAACCGGGCCTACTACCCTAAAGTAGACCTGCTGGCCGGTTACAATTACCTCGGTCAGCCGCTGAAAATAAACCTGCAGCAGGTAAAAGATGGTGTGGTCAATGGTTCTGCGGCACAAAGCGCCAATACTGCCAACGAGGTTTATCACCAGATTACCGGCCAGAACCTGCCACAGGCAGCCCAGGACAAAATCGCTGCAGCCACTAAAACCCTTATCAACGCATTCTATCCTGACTATAACCCCGAACTGGCCAAACAATCCTACTTTACCGCCGGACTCTTTCTGCGCCAGCCGATTTATATGGGTGGAAAGATCACTGCTGCCCAGGACCTGGCAAAAGCCAATGTTCGTGCAGGTGAATTTAATCAGCAACTGGTAGAAAAAGAGCTAAGTTTCGGTATTAGCGCACAATACCTGCGTATACTGTACCTGAACACCATCATGGCACACGAAGCCGTGATCGTAGACGCCTTCCGTAAAAACAGGGACTACGCCACATCGCTGAAAGATAACCAGATACTTCCGCCATACCTGCTCAACTGGGCCCGCGTGTCGTACACCCAGGCCATCAACAGGTATGCGAATCTTGAACTGGACAAACAGAACGCCCTGCTGGAACTGAATAAATTACTAGGTCAGCCGCTGGGTACACCTATAACGATTACGGATACACTCCGTTATTCGGATTATAATATAGGTAGAGATACCACATTGGACCTGGAGAATAACGCCACTTACCGCCTGGTACAAAATACCGAATCGCAGGCGCAGGTGGCTGTGAAGGCCACCAGGTCTTTGTCGATGCCCAATATTTTTGCGATCGGTAACGTAAACCTTTACCAGAAAGACCTGCCGGTAACGGTACCACCATGGCTGGTAGGTGTGGAAATGCAATGGAATATCTTCGACGGATTCTCCCGCGTAAAGCGTACCCGCGCCAGTCAGCAGCTGGTGGAAGAAGCTAAACTGGCAGCAGAAAATACTAAATCCAACCTGGAGCTGAAACTGGCTATTGCGAAAAATAAAATGGCTTCGCTACGTAATACGGTAGCCAGTCTGGATAGTGCCCGACAGCAATCCCGGATAACCACCACGCTGATCACCGACCGGATGCAAAATGAATTGTCGTCCGTAAAGGATGTCAACGATGCTTTGCTGATGGAGGAAGAAATGGAGAAAACCTACTATACCGCTGTACTGGGCTATTACCTGGCTATGGCCGAGTACTGGAATGTCCTCGGAACCCCTGAGGAATTTGCTGTTTACATTGACGGAACGAAATAA
- a CDS encoding ABC transporter permease encodes MIATWNIFLREWKRILTLPIHYVALLIVPAVICLVYAFIYNNKFAKDLPVAIWDEAHSPLSRQLTFMLEETESIHITHQINNQGELEKLMKEGKIQAAVHFPATLDNDIKSRHPVTVTIYANAASLVTSKLIYKDAAQVIITGSSGVILQKLVKKGMPQSRAMALVLPVNMHGYTLYNPRYDYQAYLVPGLIAVALQMIIIMVAVLTLNYEVNTGTFNDLVQTSGGSASAVISGKALAHLSVAWINYILVLFIMFPIFTGGQIGSNGPLFVMYTLLAIACIGVGMMVSAVVDDVMVACDLGLFYTSPAFVFSGFTFPRWAMPWYDQFYAYLMPFTPFLDSFFKVYFMELPLKYCYTEISHLMIFIVVTYPVAIIVYQRKIKTALQHA; translated from the coding sequence ATGATCGCTACCTGGAACATATTTCTGCGTGAATGGAAGCGCATACTGACATTGCCAATACATTATGTGGCACTGCTGATTGTGCCTGCGGTTATCTGTCTGGTATATGCATTTATCTATAATAATAAATTCGCGAAAGACTTGCCGGTGGCCATCTGGGACGAAGCGCATTCCCCATTGTCGCGGCAGCTCACCTTCATGCTGGAGGAAACGGAATCTATACATATTACCCACCAGATAAATAACCAGGGTGAGCTGGAGAAGCTCATGAAAGAAGGGAAGATCCAGGCTGCCGTTCATTTTCCGGCTACGCTGGATAATGATATCAAAAGCAGGCATCCGGTGACAGTCACCATTTACGCCAATGCAGCCTCGCTGGTTACGAGTAAGCTGATATATAAAGATGCCGCACAGGTGATTATTACCGGGTCTTCCGGTGTTATTCTCCAGAAGCTGGTGAAAAAAGGTATGCCGCAGAGCAGGGCCATGGCATTGGTATTGCCGGTTAACATGCACGGCTATACGTTGTATAATCCCCGCTATGATTACCAGGCCTACCTGGTGCCGGGTCTGATAGCCGTGGCTTTGCAGATGATTATCATCATGGTGGCCGTGCTGACACTGAACTACGAAGTGAATACCGGTACTTTCAATGACCTGGTGCAAACCTCCGGTGGATCAGCGTCTGCGGTGATATCAGGCAAGGCGCTGGCGCATCTTTCCGTTGCCTGGATCAATTATATCCTGGTGCTGTTTATCATGTTTCCCATCTTCACCGGCGGACAAATCGGCTCCAATGGCCCGTTGTTCGTTATGTACACACTGCTGGCCATTGCCTGTATCGGCGTAGGCATGATGGTGAGTGCTGTGGTGGATGATGTGATGGTAGCCTGCGACCTCGGACTGTTCTATACTTCGCCGGCATTTGTGTTCAGTGGGTTCACCTTTCCACGCTGGGCCATGCCCTGGTATGACCAGTTTTATGCTTACCTGATGCCGTTTACGCCTTTCCTGGACTCATTCTTCAAGGTGTATTTCATGGAACTGCCATTGAAATATTGTTATACAGAGATCAGCCACCTGATGATTTTTATTGTGGTAACCTACCCGGTAGCAATTATTGTTTACCAGCGGAAGATTAAAACAGCCCTGCAACATGCCTGA
- a CDS encoding ABC transporter ATP-binding protein, with protein sequence MKHLGALNKYFLQNKWRLILGLLFTAISIIFSVTQPIMVRQIFDLLSHNLDEYRLLEDTGLKSAFRGSFSQVLAFYGISILIFALLSGFFLFLQRQTLIVMSRHIEYGLKNEIYQHYQKLDLNFFKMHRTGDLMSRITEDVSRVRMYVGPAIMYASRTVFLIIIVIWLMIRVNPMLTLYTLSPLPFLALTIYYVNRIIHKKSERIQAQLSGITSIAQESYSGIRVIKSYVQEDASTKHFEQASEDYKQSSISLAKTDALFQPTMALMIGLSVIITIYVGGMQVIAGNITVGNLAEFVIYVNMLMFPFFSIGMVASMIQRAAASQQRINEFLKIEPEIKNIPGAVAKDIDGDIKFENVSFTYPHTGITAIKDFNLHIRPGQKVAVIGRTGSGKSTLAQLLIRMYDPQEGKVKLTDTDIRTMPLEGLRGQISYVPQDVFLFSDTVANNIRFGDPAADITVVQTAARQASVEKDILGFKEGFETEIGERGVTLSGGQKQRISIARALIKDPHLLIFDDCLSAVDARTEKEIIGNLYAYLKDKTAIIITHRIFALFEFDKIIVMDEGRIAESGTHEELLSLNGYYAELYTRQQTNEEDPVSES encoded by the coding sequence TTGAAACATTTAGGCGCACTCAATAAATATTTTCTCCAGAACAAATGGCGGTTAATCCTGGGATTGCTGTTTACAGCCATCTCCATCATTTTTAGCGTTACCCAACCCATCATGGTAAGGCAGATCTTTGACCTGCTTTCACACAACCTGGACGAATACCGGTTATTAGAAGATACAGGACTCAAATCCGCCTTCAGGGGTAGTTTTAGCCAGGTGCTGGCCTTCTATGGCATCAGTATTCTGATCTTTGCCCTGCTGAGCGGGTTCTTTCTTTTCCTGCAACGACAAACCCTGATTGTCATGAGCCGTCATATTGAATACGGCCTTAAAAATGAAATCTATCAGCATTACCAGAAACTGGACCTTAACTTTTTCAAGATGCACCGCACGGGCGACCTGATGAGCCGCATCACGGAAGACGTTTCAAGGGTGCGTATGTATGTGGGACCGGCCATTATGTATGCTTCCCGTACAGTGTTCCTGATCATCATTGTCATCTGGCTGATGATAAGGGTGAATCCGATGCTGACGTTGTATACCTTGTCGCCGCTGCCTTTCCTGGCACTGACCATCTACTATGTCAACCGTATCATTCATAAAAAAAGTGAACGTATACAGGCGCAGCTTTCAGGTATAACTTCTATTGCACAGGAATCATATTCCGGTATCCGCGTTATAAAATCCTATGTGCAGGAAGATGCCAGCACAAAACATTTTGAGCAGGCCAGCGAAGATTATAAGCAAAGTTCAATCAGTCTCGCAAAGACGGATGCCTTGTTTCAGCCTACTATGGCGCTGATGATAGGCCTGAGCGTTATTATCACGATTTATGTAGGTGGTATGCAGGTGATTGCCGGTAATATTACCGTGGGTAACCTGGCGGAGTTTGTGATATATGTAAATATGCTGATGTTCCCGTTTTTTTCCATCGGGATGGTAGCGAGTATGATACAGCGCGCTGCGGCCTCACAGCAACGCATAAACGAATTTTTGAAAATAGAACCGGAAATTAAGAATATACCGGGCGCTGTGGCAAAAGATATTGACGGTGACATCAAATTTGAAAACGTTTCATTTACGTATCCGCATACCGGCATAACAGCCATAAAGGATTTTAACCTGCATATCAGGCCTGGGCAGAAAGTAGCGGTGATAGGCCGTACTGGCTCCGGTAAGAGCACGCTTGCGCAGCTACTGATACGTATGTACGATCCGCAGGAAGGGAAAGTGAAACTAACGGATACGGATATCCGTACAATGCCGCTGGAAGGTCTGCGCGGCCAGATCAGTTATGTGCCGCAGGATGTATTTTTGTTCTCTGACACAGTGGCCAATAATATCCGGTTCGGAGATCCTGCAGCGGATATTACCGTGGTGCAAACCGCTGCCCGTCAGGCTTCCGTTGAAAAAGATATCCTTGGTTTCAAGGAAGGCTTTGAAACGGAGATAGGAGAGCGCGGTGTTACATTAAGTGGCGGACAGAAACAGCGTATCTCTATTGCGCGGGCACTGATAAAAGACCCGCACCTGCTGATATTTGACGACTGCCTTTCGGCCGTAGATGCCCGTACAGAAAAGGAAATCATCGGTAACCTGTACGCCTATCTGAAGGATAAAACTGCTATCATCATTACCCACCGCATATTTGCACTGTTTGAGTTTGATAAGATTATTGTGATGGACGAAGGACGCATCGCTGAATCAGGAACACATGAAGAATTATTATCATTGAATGGGTACTATGCGGAGTTGTACACACGTCAGCAGACCAACGAAGAGGACCCTGTAAGTGAGTCGTAA
- a CDS encoding ABC transporter permease — MPDLFKNIGKVFLRELTLIAKDHSLLLTLLLAPLIYAFFYGSIYAYKVEEKVKLGVVDEDNTSLSRTFINQVGDLQITDITRMRNMQDAQKSMYLGNTQGFLFIPKGMESNILALKQADIVLAVNGARFLPSSELTMAVTNIAMAVGAGVRLQYNEKKGNNSDIAMREAMPVNLDYRPLYNTRSSYGGFLLPGLLALILQQTLLIGLAESVALDRQHKHFPQLLGLAGNSLSTALWGKGLFYFILYCAYAAFFMTVNYRTFDIPFRGHPFDVSIAFILFILTLIPMGFLLGTLFKGQLLTAQLMVFSTYPFFLLSGLAWPYDSLPPFMQGLSSLLPTTPFMKLYVSIVQSGATLSDNHGAIIHLMVLWIFYVMLALWRLSVINRRQQAMVAAI; from the coding sequence ATGCCTGATTTGTTTAAAAATATCGGTAAGGTTTTTCTGAGAGAACTGACATTGATCGCCAAAGATCATAGTCTGCTGCTTACCTTGCTGCTGGCCCCGCTGATCTATGCCTTTTTCTATGGCAGTATCTACGCCTATAAAGTGGAAGAGAAAGTGAAGCTGGGGGTGGTAGATGAAGATAATACCAGTTTGTCACGCACCTTTATTAACCAGGTGGGGGATCTCCAGATAACAGATATTACCCGGATGCGCAATATGCAGGATGCGCAAAAGAGCATGTACCTGGGCAATACGCAGGGTTTCCTGTTTATTCCCAAAGGAATGGAAAGTAATATACTGGCCCTGAAACAGGCTGATATCGTACTGGCGGTAAATGGTGCCAGGTTCCTGCCTTCCAGTGAACTAACCATGGCTGTTACCAATATTGCGATGGCGGTAGGGGCGGGGGTGCGACTCCAATACAATGAAAAGAAAGGTAATAATTCAGATATCGCCATGCGGGAGGCAATGCCCGTAAACCTGGACTACAGGCCCCTGTACAATACACGTAGCAGCTACGGTGGCTTTCTGCTGCCAGGGCTCCTGGCACTGATTCTTCAGCAAACATTGCTGATAGGCCTCGCCGAAAGTGTGGCGCTGGACAGGCAACATAAACACTTTCCGCAGTTGCTGGGCCTGGCTGGCAACAGCCTGTCTACTGCCCTGTGGGGGAAAGGCCTGTTCTATTTCATCTTGTACTGTGCCTATGCGGCCTTTTTCATGACGGTCAACTACCGCACCTTCGACATCCCTTTCCGCGGGCATCCGTTCGATGTTTCCATCGCTTTCATACTTTTTATCCTCACCCTGATACCGATGGGTTTCTTATTGGGTACCCTTTTTAAGGGGCAACTGCTCACTGCGCAACTTATGGTATTTTCTACTTATCCGTTCTTCCTGCTGAGTGGCCTGGCCTGGCCGTACGACAGTCTGCCGCCGTTTATGCAGGGCCTGTCATCGCTGCTGCCAACTACACCGTTTATGAAGCTATACGTCTCTATTGTGCAGTCGGGGGCCACCCTGAGCGATAACCATGGGGCCATCATTCACCTGATGGTATTGTGGATATTTTATGTAATGCTTGCCCTGTGGAGGCTTTCAGTTATTAATCGCCGTCAGCAGGCCATGGTGGCTGCAATATAG
- a CDS encoding phosphoribosylaminoimidazolesuccinocarboxamide synthase: MLESKFNLPGQTAFYKGKVRDVYTIEDKLMVMVASDRISAFDVVLPRPIPYKGQVLNQVAAIMLEATKDIVPNWVKSTPLPNTTIGLKCETFPVEMVVRGNLTGHAWRTYKTGQRVLCGVTMPEGLKENDFFPAPIITPTTKAHEGHDEDISREEILAKGLISKEDYEQLEKYTLALFAKGKELAAARGLILVDTKYEFGKIGDKIYVIDEIHTPDSSRYFYAEGYEENQKAGNPQKQLSKEFVREWLMANGFQGKEGQVVPEMTDEFVQTVSDRYIELFENITGQQFVKEDVSDADAQARIIAELKNLL, translated from the coding sequence ATGTTAGAGTCAAAATTCAACCTGCCTGGTCAGACAGCTTTCTATAAAGGGAAAGTACGTGATGTATACACCATTGAGGATAAACTGATGGTAATGGTAGCTAGCGACCGTATCTCTGCATTTGATGTGGTATTACCTCGCCCTATTCCCTACAAAGGTCAGGTGTTGAATCAGGTGGCTGCCATCATGCTGGAAGCTACAAAAGATATTGTACCTAACTGGGTAAAATCTACTCCGCTGCCTAATACTACCATCGGTCTGAAATGTGAGACCTTCCCTGTGGAAATGGTGGTTCGCGGAAACCTCACCGGCCATGCCTGGAGGACTTACAAAACCGGTCAGCGTGTACTCTGCGGCGTTACCATGCCGGAAGGACTGAAAGAAAATGATTTCTTCCCTGCACCTATCATTACACCTACCACCAAAGCACATGAAGGCCACGACGAAGATATCTCCCGTGAAGAAATCCTCGCAAAAGGACTGATCAGCAAAGAAGATTACGAGCAGCTGGAGAAATATACCCTGGCGCTATTCGCGAAAGGTAAGGAGCTGGCAGCAGCACGTGGGCTGATACTGGTAGATACCAAATATGAATTCGGTAAAATCGGTGACAAGATCTACGTAATCGATGAGATCCATACCCCGGATTCTTCCCGTTACTTCTATGCTGAAGGATATGAAGAGAACCAGAAAGCCGGCAACCCGCAGAAACAACTGTCTAAGGAGTTTGTACGCGAATGGCTGATGGCAAATGGTTTCCAGGGTAAGGAAGGACAGGTGGTTCCTGAAATGACCGATGAGTTTGTGCAAACGGTAAGTGATCGTTATATCGAGCTGTTCGAAAACATCACCGGCCAGCAATTCGTGAAGGAAGATGTTTCCGATGCGGATGCACAGGCAAGAATCATAGCTGAACTGAAAAATCTGCTTTAA